A genomic region of Apteryx mantelli isolate bAptMan1 chromosome 12, bAptMan1.hap1, whole genome shotgun sequence contains the following coding sequences:
- the CEP15 gene encoding centrosomal protein 15: protein MTSYLAQEVRLARRHEEILSQRSVLLQQMETYLGDKKTKKTWQTQAADAAHKRNAALLNDIEAAEKKLQERVYLLPHPDTVKLETLYWASVEESLPKWEQFLLGKAEAPIGFKKMKSTKQT, encoded by the exons ATGACATCCTATTTGGCTCAAGAGGTTCGCCTTGCTAGGAGACATGAAGAGAT ACTGTCTCAGAGATCAGTGCTGCTACAGCAGATGGAGACTTATCTAGGAGACAAAAAGACTAAAAAGACATGGCAAACTCAAGCAGCTGATGCAGCTCATAAAAGGAATGCAGCACTTCTAAAT GAtatagaagcagcagaaaaaaagctgcaagaaagagtgTATTTACTTCCACATCCTGATACTGTTAAGTTAGAA ACTCTCTACTGGGCATCAGTAGAAGAATCTCTTCCCAAGTGGGAACAGTTTCTTTTAGGAAAAGCAGAAGCTCCTATTggttttaagaaaatgaaatctaCAAAACAGACATAA
- the FEZF2 gene encoding fez family zinc finger protein 2, which produces MASSGSLETVMPSSCPRHDGRGGAANPSKTLAFSIERIMAKTSEPKPAFEQRQGGLGLEPEPGKKTLSLCSPLPCVIPIPPLGYEVPSKTLLNYSELWKSSLRGGAGLCKANCGVCCKAELALGQPSGRLIKPQVINQAGAMPAAPRSLYYFNYLDAAYHPADLLHGQLFPSGLLGAPAPGGLSAHQKLFLLENAKLAGLAAEKLPPPPPFAAKERLPAPLDQVLKEAAAAAERGGAKGHAKLGGGGGGGAAEGKPKNFTCEVCGKVFNAHYNLTRHMPVHTGARPFVCKVCGKGFRQASTLCRHKIIHTQEKPHKCNQCGKAFNRSSTLNTHIRIHAGYKPFVCEFCGKGFHQKGNYKNHKLTHSGEKQYKCTICNKAFHQIYNLTFHMHTHNDKKPFTCVTCGKGFCRNFDLKKHVRKLHDSVSSAPPPPPRDPARSGQS; this is translated from the exons ATGGCGAGCTCGGGGTCGCTGGAGACGGTCATGCCTTCCTCCTGTCCCCGGCAcgacggccgcggcggcgccgctaaCCCCTCCAAGACCCTGGCCTTCTCCATCGAGCGGATCATGGCCAAGACGTCGGAGCCCAAGCCAGCCTTCGAGCAGCGGCAaggcgggctggggctggagccggagccgggcaAGAAAACGCTCAGCCTGTGCTCGCCCCTGCCCTGCGTGATCCCCATCCCGCCGCTGGGCTACGAGGTGCCCTCCAAGACTCTGCTCAACTACTCGGAGCTGTGGAAAAGCAgcctgcggggcggcgcggggctctgCAAAGCCAACTGCGGCGTGTGCTGCAAGGCAGAGCTCGCCCTGGGCCAGCCCAGCGGCCGGCTCATCAAGCCGCAGGTCATCAACCAGGCGGGGGCCATgccggccgccccccgctcccTCTACTACTTCAACTACCTGGACGCCGCGTACCACCCGGCCGACCTCCTGCACGGACAGCTCTTCCCCTCCGGCCTCCTGGgcgccccggcgccgggggggctcTCGGCGCACCAGAAGCTCTTCCTGCTGGAGAACGCCAAGCTGGCGGGGCTGGCGGCCGAgaagctgccgccgccgccgcccttcgCCGCCAAGGAGCGGCTGCCGGCGCCCCTGGACCAGGTGCtgaaggaggcggcggcggcggcggagcgcggcggcgccaAGGGCCACGCCaagctgggcggcggcggcggcggcggcgcggcggagggcaAGCCCAAAAACTTCACCTGCGAGGTGTGCGGCAAG GTGTTCAACGCGCACTACAACCTCACCCGCCACATGCCGGTGCACACGGGCGCCAGGCCGTTCGTGTGCAAGGTCTGCGGCAAGGGCTTCCGCCAAGCCAGCACCCTGTGCCGGCACAAAATCATCCACACGCAG GAGAAACCCCACAAGTGCAACCAGTGCGGGAAGGCGTTCAACAGGAGCTCCACGCTCAACACCCACATCCGCATCCACGCCGGCTACAAGCCCTTCGTCTGCGAGTTCTGCGGCAAGGGCTTCCACCAGAAAG GCAACTACAAGAACCACAAGCTGACCCACAGCGGAGAGAAGCAGTACAAGTGCACGATCTGCAACAAAGCCTTCCACCAGATCTATAACTTGACTTTCCACATGCACACCCACAACGACAAGAAGCCCTTTACGTGCGTCACTTGCGGGAAAGGATTTTGCAGAAACTTTGATTTAAAGAAGCACGTCCGAAAGTTGCACGACAGCGTCtccagcgcgccgccgccgccgccgcgggacccTGCGCGCAGCGGGCAGAGCTAA